From one Staphylococcus kloosii genomic stretch:
- a CDS encoding pseudouridine synthase, which produces MRLDKFLANMGVGTRTEVKTLLKKGKVTVNDKVEKSPKKNIDAEADKIYCEGKLIEYIDKVYFMLNKPKGYVSANVDDQHSTVIDLISSYEHLNIFPVGRLDKDTEGLLLITNDGDFNHQLMNPSKHVPKTYEVISKNSITKNDIESFKTGIELHDGLTQPAFLEFTDDEFKSFVTIYEGRYHQVKRMFHAINNEVLALKRIKIGDLALDRQLASGDYRQLTPQDFKLLGLK; this is translated from the coding sequence ATGAGATTAGATAAATTTTTAGCGAACATGGGGGTAGGCACACGAACTGAAGTTAAAACTTTGTTGAAAAAAGGAAAAGTAACAGTAAATGACAAAGTTGAAAAATCGCCTAAAAAAAATATTGATGCTGAAGCCGATAAAATCTATTGTGAAGGTAAGTTAATCGAATATATTGATAAAGTATATTTTATGCTAAATAAACCCAAAGGTTATGTTTCGGCAAATGTAGACGATCAACATTCGACGGTTATTGATTTAATCAGTAGCTATGAGCATTTAAATATTTTTCCAGTCGGTAGATTGGACAAAGATACTGAAGGTTTGTTACTTATTACAAATGATGGGGATTTTAATCATCAATTGATGAACCCATCAAAGCATGTACCTAAAACTTATGAAGTAATTTCTAAAAATTCTATTACAAAAAATGATATAGAATCATTTAAAACGGGTATTGAATTACATGATGGATTAACCCAACCTGCATTTTTAGAATTTACGGATGATGAATTTAAATCATTTGTAACAATTTATGAAGGAAGGTATCATCAAGTTAAGCGCATGTTTCATGCAATTAACAATGAGGTTCTTGCGCTTAAACGTATAAAGATTGGCGATTTAGCACTTGATAGACAACTAGCATCTGGTGACTATCGTCAATTGACCCCGCAAGATTTTAAATTATTGGGGCTAAAATAA
- a CDS encoding YtxH domain-containing protein, with product MAKLFKAVLGIGGAVAAIVLSNKDNRDKLKKEYNKYKSNPESYKQNAKEFASQISDKASETINEVKEDPKGYASKVKEDPKGFLNEQKAHFKGEKGETSEEIQEGRFDDEGPSNPSNNLHVVTEEELKNNNNK from the coding sequence ATGGCAAAATTATTTAAAGCAGTATTAGGAATCGGGGGAGCTGTAGCAGCTATCGTATTATCTAATAAAGATAATAGAGACAAACTTAAAAAAGAATATAATAAATACAAGTCTAACCCAGAATCATATAAGCAAAACGCTAAAGAATTCGCTAGCCAAATAAGTGATAAAGCTAGTGAAACAATTAACGAAGTTAAAGAAGATCCAAAAGGTTATGCAAGTAAAGTTAAAGAAGACCCTAAAGGTTTCCTAAACGAACAAAAAGCTCACTTCAAAGGTGAAAAGGGTGAAACTTCTGAAGAAATTCAAGAAGGCCGTTTTGACGATGAAGGACCAAGTAACCCTAGTAACAACTTACATGTAGTTACTGAAGAAGAACTTAAAAATAATAACAATAAATAA
- the pepV gene encoding dipeptidase PepV: MWKEKVLEYENQIIDDLKGLLSIESVRDDDKASEDYPVGPGPREALDYMYKIAERDGFSTHDVDHIAGRIEAGQGDEVFGILCHVDVVPAGDGWDSDPFDPVVTSDKIVARGTLDDKGPTIAAYYAVKILNEMNVDWKRRIHIIVGTDEESDWLCTERYFKTEEMPTLGIAPDAEFPAIHGEKGISVFDVVQAEQAEDIDEPDYELHSFESGQRYNMVPDDASAKVLVKENMTDVIQNFEQFLVENNLEGGSTVDSGILELNVKGKAVHGMDPSIGVNAGLYLLHFLSQLKLDKTAANFVKFSEQYLFNSHFGEKMGMKFHTDSMGDVTTNIGVIKYDNQNGGKFGINLRYPEGFEYDKAMNRFDEEVKALGFKLDLGKNQVPHYVDKNDPFVQKLVQAYRNQTGDNTEPYTIGGGTYARNLDKGVAFGAMFEDSEDLMHQKNEYITKKQLLNATSIYLEALYTLCVEG; this comes from the coding sequence ATGTGGAAAGAAAAAGTACTTGAGTATGAAAATCAAATCATTGATGATTTAAAAGGATTATTATCAATAGAAAGTGTTAGAGATGATGACAAAGCTTCTGAAGATTATCCAGTAGGACCAGGTCCTAGAGAAGCTTTAGATTACATGTATAAAATTGCTGAACGTGATGGTTTTAGCACACATGATGTTGATCACATCGCTGGACGTATTGAAGCTGGACAAGGTGATGAAGTATTCGGTATTTTGTGTCACGTCGATGTAGTTCCAGCGGGAGATGGTTGGGATTCTGATCCGTTTGACCCCGTTGTAACATCTGATAAAATTGTTGCGCGCGGAACGTTAGATGATAAAGGTCCAACCATTGCAGCTTATTATGCGGTTAAAATTTTAAATGAAATGAATGTTGATTGGAAAAGAAGAATACATATAATTGTTGGTACAGATGAAGAATCTGATTGGCTATGTACAGAACGTTATTTCAAAACAGAAGAAATGCCTACATTAGGTATTGCACCAGATGCAGAGTTCCCTGCAATACATGGTGAAAAAGGTATTAGTGTCTTTGATGTCGTTCAAGCAGAACAAGCAGAAGACATTGATGAACCAGATTATGAATTACATTCTTTCGAATCTGGACAAAGATATAACATGGTTCCAGATGATGCATCAGCTAAAGTATTAGTTAAAGAAAATATGACTGATGTTATTCAAAACTTTGAACAATTTTTAGTTGAGAATAATCTTGAAGGTGGCAGTACTGTTGATAGTGGCATTTTAGAACTTAACGTTAAAGGTAAAGCGGTACATGGTATGGATCCATCAATCGGTGTGAATGCTGGTTTATATTTACTGCATTTCCTATCTCAATTGAAATTGGATAAAACAGCTGCTAATTTTGTGAAGTTTAGTGAACAATATTTATTTAATTCACACTTCGGCGAAAAAATGGGTATGAAATTCCATACAGACAGCATGGGTGATGTAACGACAAATATTGGCGTTATTAAATACGACAACCAAAATGGCGGTAAATTTGGCATTAATTTACGTTATCCTGAAGGTTTTGAATACGATAAAGCAATGAATAGATTCGATGAAGAAGTTAAAGCGCTTGGATTCAAATTAGATTTAGGTAAAAATCAAGTGCCTCATTACGTAGATAAAAATGATCCATTTGTTCAAAAATTGGTACAAGCATATAGAAATCAAACTGGCGACAACACTGAACCGTATACAATCGGAGGAGGAACATATGCCCGTAACCTTGATAAAGGGGTTGCATTTGGTGCTATGTTTGAAGACTCTGAAGATTTAATGCATCAAAAAAATGAATACATTACTAAAAAGCAATTATTAAATGCGACAAGTATTTATTTAGAAGCCTTATATACACTTTGTGTGGAGGGATAA
- the dat gene encoding D-amino-acid transaminase → MTKVLINEKLVEENEANVPYNDRGYNFGDGIYEYVRVYNNRLFTARPHFERLLRSADEIGLELNYTVDGLIELVQELISANKVVTGGVYIQVTRGVAPRDHAFPTPSVQPMITGFTKSYDRPYKNLEEGINAVTTEDIRWLRCDIKSLNLLGNVLAKEYATKYNAQEAIQHRGDTVTEGSSSNAYAIKDGAIYTHPTNNLILNGITRKVIKEIAESNDIPFKEEAFSVDFLKQADEVIVSSTSIEVMPVVKLNGENVGDGQVGPITKKLQEGFTNYIENNEEIAQEINR, encoded by the coding sequence ATGACAAAAGTATTAATTAATGAAAAACTTGTAGAAGAAAATGAAGCTAATGTACCTTACAATGATAGAGGTTATAACTTTGGTGACGGTATCTATGAATACGTACGTGTGTACAATAATAGATTATTTACTGCGCGACCTCACTTTGAAAGATTATTAAGAAGTGCAGATGAAATTGGTTTAGAATTAAATTATACTGTCGATGGTCTAATAGAACTTGTACAAGAATTAATTTCGGCTAACAAAGTTGTTACAGGTGGCGTTTACATCCAAGTAACAAGAGGTGTGGCACCTAGAGACCATGCATTCCCTACACCTTCTGTTCAACCAATGATTACTGGTTTTACAAAATCATATGACAGACCTTATAAAAATTTAGAAGAAGGTATTAACGCTGTTACTACTGAAGACATTCGCTGGTTAAGATGCGACATTAAAAGTTTAAATTTATTAGGTAATGTGTTAGCTAAAGAATATGCAACAAAATATAATGCGCAAGAAGCAATTCAACATAGAGGAGATACAGTTACTGAAGGTTCTTCTAGTAATGCTTATGCAATTAAAGATGGTGCTATATATACGCACCCAACAAATAATCTGATTTTAAATGGTATTACACGTAAAGTAATTAAAGAAATTGCTGAATCAAATGATATTCCATTCAAAGAAGAAGCATTTTCTGTTGATTTCTTAAAACAAGCGGACGAAGTAATCGTTTCTAGTACTTCAATTGAAGTAATGCCAGTTGTAAAATTAAATGGTGAAAATGTTGGGGATGGTCAAGTAGGCCCAATTACTAAGAAATTACAAGAAGGCTTTACGAATTATATTGAAAACAATGAAGAAATTGCACAAGAAATAAATCGATAA
- a CDS encoding phosphotransferase family protein — protein sequence MEQFYQLGWTLDSAGGASGEAYMAEQDGQKLFLKRNSNPFIAALSAEGIVPKLVWTKRIETGEVVTAQHWKNGRELSFKEMHQKRVAHLLNKIHNSKTLLNMLKRMEMEPITPDIMLRKINASLSREVLTHHVVRKALTYLEEHIPNLDPRFFTVVHGDVNHNNWLLSDHDELYLVDWEGAMIADPAIDLGMLLYNYVAESQWPEWLDTYGVKDTFNLQKRMKWYTVIQSIGMIQWYEEQKRYKDMNTWLKFLNEVMEHNAFI from the coding sequence GTGGAGCAGTTTTATCAATTAGGGTGGACACTTGATTCAGCGGGTGGTGCTTCAGGTGAAGCTTATATGGCTGAACAAGATGGTCAAAAATTATTTTTGAAACGTAATTCCAACCCATTTATAGCAGCATTATCTGCAGAAGGAATTGTACCGAAATTAGTATGGACGAAACGTATAGAAACAGGTGAAGTTGTAACTGCACAGCATTGGAAAAATGGCAGAGAACTTTCATTTAAAGAAATGCATCAAAAAAGAGTTGCGCACTTATTAAACAAAATACATAATTCAAAGACCTTACTAAATATGTTGAAAAGAATGGAAATGGAACCCATTACGCCAGACATTATGCTTCGTAAAATAAATGCTTCATTATCTAGAGAAGTATTAACACACCACGTAGTTAGAAAGGCACTCACATATTTAGAAGAACATATACCTAATTTAGATCCACGTTTCTTTACAGTAGTCCATGGTGACGTTAATCATAACAACTGGTTGCTATCCGACCACGATGAATTGTATTTAGTAGATTGGGAAGGTGCAATGATTGCAGACCCTGCTATTGATTTAGGTATGTTGCTCTATAACTACGTAGCCGAAAGTCAATGGCCAGAATGGTTAGACACTTATGGAGTTAAAGATACATTTAACTTACAAAAACGAATGAAATGGTATACCGTTATTCAGTCAATTGGTATGATTCAATGGTATGAAGAACAAAAAAGATATAAAGATATGAATACGTGGCTTAAGTTTCTTAACGAAGTAATGGAACATAACGCGTTTATTTAA
- the trmB gene encoding tRNA (guanosine(46)-N7)-methyltransferase TrmB, with protein sequence MRMRYKPWAEDYLKSHPNIVDIDGSHNGKMTQWFDKEQPIYIEVGSGMGQFITTMAKNNPDINFVAIEREKNVMVKILDKVLEQELNNIKLICNDAGELTDFFTENEVTRIFLNFSDPWPKRRHTKRRLTYASFLSLYQTILIEDGEIHFKTDNRGLFAYSLESMTQFGMYFTKINLNLHQEDDEDNIETEYERKFSDKGSRIYRMEAKFHK encoded by the coding sequence ATGAGAATGCGATATAAGCCTTGGGCAGAGGATTACTTAAAATCTCATCCCAATATTGTTGATATAGATGGTAGTCACAATGGCAAAATGACCCAATGGTTCGATAAAGAGCAACCAATATATATCGAAGTAGGTTCAGGAATGGGTCAATTTATTACTACGATGGCTAAAAATAATCCTGATATAAATTTTGTCGCTATTGAGCGAGAGAAAAATGTAATGGTCAAAATCTTAGATAAAGTTTTAGAACAAGAACTTAATAATATCAAATTAATTTGTAATGATGCAGGCGAATTAACGGACTTTTTCACTGAAAATGAAGTTACGCGTATCTTTTTAAACTTTTCAGATCCGTGGCCAAAAAGACGTCATACGAAAAGAAGATTAACTTACGCTTCTTTTTTAAGTCTGTATCAAACTATTTTAATAGAAGATGGAGAAATCCATTTTAAAACTGATAATAGAGGCTTGTTTGCTTATAGTTTAGAGAGCATGACTCAATTTGGAATGTATTTTACAAAAATAAATTTAAACTTACACCAAGAAGATGACGAAGATAATATTGAAACTGAGTATGAAAGAAAATTCTCAGATAAAGGTTCTCGTATTTATCGCATGGAAGCTAAGTTTCATAAATAA
- a CDS encoding YtnP family quorum-quenching lactonase: MKLGHFNIHQLNGGITNIDGGAMFGVVPKPLWTKKYNVNDKNQIALPTYPILIQNDEKLILIDTGMGNNKLSDKQKRNFGVDYESNIASDLAELNLTLEDIDVVIMTHMHFDHACGLTTKDGDAVFKNATHYIQQDEWHEFQSPNIRSKSTYWDKNNGSFREKLILFDKEMEVYPGVKVFHTGGHSFGHSIVTIESEGEKAVHMGDILPTNAHTNPLWVTAYDDYPMQSIREKERLTPYFIQNDFWFLFYHDENYFALKYDKENTQTIVDSIKRK, translated from the coding sequence ATGAAATTGGGTCATTTTAATATTCACCAATTAAATGGCGGAATTACAAATATTGATGGTGGGGCTATGTTTGGTGTGGTACCTAAACCTTTATGGACAAAAAAATATAATGTGAATGACAAAAACCAAATAGCATTACCTACATATCCAATTTTAATACAAAATGACGAAAAGCTAATATTAATCGATACTGGTATGGGTAATAATAAATTATCTGACAAGCAAAAGAGGAATTTTGGGGTAGATTATGAGAGTAATATAGCTTCGGATTTAGCAGAACTTAATCTTACGCTCGAAGATATAGATGTAGTTATAATGACACATATGCATTTTGATCACGCTTGTGGTTTAACGACTAAAGATGGTGATGCAGTATTTAAAAATGCCACTCATTATATTCAGCAAGACGAATGGCATGAGTTCCAAAGTCCGAATATTAGAAGTAAATCTACATATTGGGATAAAAACAATGGTAGCTTCCGTGAAAAGCTGATTCTTTTCGACAAAGAAATGGAAGTTTATCCAGGGGTGAAAGTATTCCATACAGGAGGTCACAGCTTTGGGCATTCAATTGTTACCATTGAAAGTGAAGGAGAAAAAGCTGTCCATATGGGAGATATTCTGCCAACAAATGCACATACTAATCCATTATGGGTAACGGCTTATGATGATTATCCAATGCAATCTATTAGAGAAAAAGAGAGATTGACACCATATTTCATTCAAAATGATTTTTGGTTTTTATTCTATCATGATGAAAATTATTTCGCACTAAAGTACGACAAAGAAAATACTCAAACAATCGTTGATTCAATAAAGCGCAAATAA
- a CDS encoding M42 family metallopeptidase has protein sequence MQIDKNKTLERMKTLTELHGAPGFESDVKTYIKEQLTPYVDEFVYDRMGGIYGVKKSKKNNSKRVMVAAHMDEVGFMVTHITDNGMLKFTNLGGVASDIWQAQRLKVKSRTGEEISGIVSNIPKHFRTGSEGAPKIEDLMLEIGCESADEVRARNIEIGDSIVPDTPFTQLSEHRFNSKAWDNRYGCLIGIELLELLKDVELDVDLYVGANVQEEVGLRGAKAAAELIKPDVAFVVDCSPANDMKGKNELSGALGEGTLIRIKDGTMILKPTFRDFLLYVASTNDINHQYYISPGGTDGGEIHKANEGIPTAVIGVCARYIHSTNSVFDYRDYEAARALLSKSIESLNDNKIEALQYQ, from the coding sequence GTGCAAATTGATAAAAATAAGACTTTAGAACGAATGAAAACATTAACTGAATTGCATGGAGCGCCTGGTTTTGAAAGTGATGTCAAAACTTATATTAAAGAACAACTTACACCTTATGTAGATGAGTTTGTATATGATCGTATGGGTGGCATATACGGCGTAAAAAAATCTAAAAAAAATAATAGTAAGCGTGTAATGGTAGCTGCTCATATGGATGAAGTTGGTTTTATGGTAACTCATATTACCGACAATGGCATGCTTAAATTTACTAACTTAGGTGGCGTTGCTTCTGATATATGGCAGGCACAAAGATTAAAGGTTAAATCAAGAACTGGAGAAGAAATATCAGGAATTGTCTCTAACATTCCCAAACATTTTAGAACAGGTTCAGAAGGTGCTCCTAAAATTGAAGACTTAATGTTGGAAATAGGTTGTGAATCAGCTGATGAAGTCCGTGCGAGAAACATCGAAATTGGTGATTCTATAGTGCCAGACACACCTTTTACTCAACTTTCTGAGCATAGATTTAATAGTAAAGCGTGGGATAATCGTTATGGTTGTCTTATTGGTATAGAATTACTAGAATTGTTAAAAGATGTTGAATTAGATGTGGATTTATATGTTGGCGCTAATGTACAAGAAGAAGTTGGACTACGAGGAGCTAAAGCTGCGGCTGAATTAATCAAACCTGATGTCGCTTTCGTGGTAGATTGTTCACCTGCTAATGATATGAAAGGTAAAAACGAATTATCTGGTGCATTAGGTGAGGGGACTTTAATCAGAATAAAAGATGGAACGATGATTTTAAAACCAACGTTCAGAGACTTCTTATTATATGTAGCGTCTACGAATGACATTAATCATCAATACTATATCTCACCAGGTGGTACTGACGGTGGTGAAATTCATAAGGCAAATGAAGGTATTCCAACGGCGGTTATCGGTGTTTGTGCACGATATATTCATAGTACCAATTCGGTATTTGATTATCGAGATTATGAAGCTGCTAGAGCTTTATTATCAAAAAGTATTGAAAGTCTGAATGATAATAAAATTGAAGCATTACAATATCAATAA
- a CDS encoding thioredoxin family protein, with protein MKNLENEQQFEELKQQQTVFLFTAGWCPDCKVIEPDLPQLEEKYTNYQFISVDRDQFMDICIDHGIMGIPSFLVYKNGEQLGSYIGKERKSIAQIDDFLASL; from the coding sequence ATGAAAAATTTAGAAAACGAACAACAATTTGAAGAGTTGAAACAACAACAAACTGTATTTTTATTTACTGCAGGTTGGTGCCCAGATTGTAAAGTTATCGAGCCAGACTTACCACAGTTAGAAGAGAAATACACTAACTATCAATTTATATCAGTCGATAGAGATCAATTTATGGATATTTGTATTGACCATGGTATTATGGGGATTCCTAGTTTCTTAGTATATAAAAACGGCGAACAGTTAGGTAGCTATATAGGAAAAGAACGAAAATCAATTGCACAAATAGATGATTTCTTAGCTTCATTATAA
- a CDS encoding DUF1444 domain-containing protein, translated as MNVFLMRDKLKSRLEHLDVKFNFNREDETLRIYRTDNGKGVTIKLNSIVAKYKQQNDKIIDEIVYYVEEAIGQMKDTSVSELDDIQVMPVLRSPSFDKEDKDGNKFVIDEHTAETNIYYALDLGKSYRLIDETMLEELNFTQQQLKEMALFNVRKLMNSYTTDEVKGNIFYFINSNDGYDASRILNTSYLNDFEKQCEGEMLVAIPHQDVLIVADIRNKTGYDVMAHLTMEFFTKGLVPITSLSFGYDSGHLEPIFILGKNNKQKRDPNVIQRLEATRKAYENKDGK; from the coding sequence ATGAATGTATTTCTAATGAGAGATAAGTTAAAATCACGTTTAGAACATTTAGATGTTAAATTTAATTTTAATCGTGAAGATGAAACTTTACGTATTTATAGAACAGATAATGGTAAAGGCGTTACGATTAAGCTTAATTCAATTGTAGCTAAATACAAACAACAAAATGACAAAATTATAGATGAAATTGTGTATTATGTAGAAGAAGCGATTGGTCAGATGAAAGATACAAGCGTATCAGAACTAGATGATATTCAAGTTATGCCCGTGTTACGTTCTCCAAGTTTCGATAAAGAGGATAAAGACGGAAACAAATTTGTAATCGATGAACATACTGCTGAAACTAACATTTATTACGCATTAGATTTAGGTAAATCTTATCGTTTAATTGATGAAACGATGTTAGAAGAGCTTAATTTTACTCAACAACAATTGAAAGAAATGGCATTATTTAACGTAAGAAAGTTAATGAATTCGTATACTACTGATGAAGTAAAAGGTAATATTTTTTACTTTATAAATTCAAACGATGGTTATGATGCAAGTAGAATATTAAACACAAGTTATTTAAATGACTTTGAAAAACAATGTGAAGGCGAAATGTTAGTGGCGATTCCACATCAAGACGTCTTAATTGTTGCGGACATTAGAAATAAAACGGGTTATGATGTTATGGCACACTTAACGATGGAATTCTTTACCAAAGGATTAGTACCGATAACATCATTATCTTTTGGCTATGACAGTGGTCATTTAGAACCTATATTTATTCTAGGGAAAAATAATAAACAAAAAAGAGACCCTAACGTTATTCAACGTTTAGAAGCAACACGTAAAGCATATGAAAATAAAGATGGAAAATAA
- the ytpR gene encoding YtpR family tRNA-binding protein, which translates to MNLFYNKEKVGDVAFLQIDPQEGPFNYETKGDIVQITKNDDVVGYNIFNASNIVNIEGNGHIKLTDEIVNNFNQAIKNAGFNDELDADLSPKFVVGYVATKDKHPDADKLSVLSVDVGNDKLQIVCGAPNVEAGQKVVIAKVGAVMPSGMVIKDAELRGVASSGMVCSMKELNLPNAPQEKGIMVLSDEYEVGQPFFE; encoded by the coding sequence ATGAATCTTTTTTATAATAAAGAAAAAGTAGGCGACGTTGCCTTTTTACAAATTGACCCACAAGAAGGACCATTTAATTATGAAACTAAAGGTGATATTGTACAAATCACCAAAAACGATGATGTAGTAGGCTATAACATTTTTAATGCGTCTAACATCGTTAATATTGAGGGTAATGGACATATAAAATTAACTGATGAAATAGTAAATAATTTTAATCAAGCAATAAAAAATGCTGGTTTTAATGATGAATTAGATGCCGATTTATCACCTAAATTCGTAGTAGGCTATGTAGCAACAAAAGATAAGCATCCAGATGCTGATAAATTAAGTGTATTGTCAGTGGATGTTGGAAATGACAAACTTCAAATCGTGTGTGGCGCACCTAATGTGGAAGCTGGACAAAAAGTTGTTATAGCTAAAGTTGGTGCTGTTATGCCAAGCGGTATGGTTATTAAAGATGCTGAATTGAGAGGCGTTGCATCTAGTGGTATGGTATGTTCAATGAAAGAACTCAACTTACCTAATGCACCACAAGAAAAAGGTATAATGGTCTTGTCTGATGAGTATGAAGTAGGGCAACCGTTTTTTGAATAA